A part of Gadus morhua chromosome 17, gadMor3.0, whole genome shotgun sequence genomic DNA contains:
- the camta2 gene encoding calmodulin-binding transcription activator 2 isoform X10 — MSTKKMVSTETDRQVNMKVFVPHKLAECIPRSTSLPKERLRWNSNEEIASFLISFEKHEEWLSYTLKTRPANGSIILYNRKKVKYRKDGYCWKKRKDGKTTREDHMKLKVQGIECLYGCYVHSSLVPTFHRRCYWLLQNPDIVLVHYLNVPSLEDSGKCGPLLCAVSDRHDSLRWSRDDLVNQLKPMFHSMKWTLGSHVGASVDLSVEQLVQHILDRQQTKPQPRTHSCLCTNTLVSPGGAEIPHRCNSTKHRIISPKLPPSPLPSESGDGGGGENRPPHLQIQRSPRPTNEIPLTSSPPSSSSPPPPRLSTATVAVSNHYYGEQNNGVTTMALPQNAVIVMATTTTTTAGAAAALSGKGCGPPPSPPPASSLSLTLLPSPVMGGLLLTPSPTPSPAPPPFDPDAFLNFPKQGQTYGGPTSSLTPSTPPSSPPLSLSSLSSAEAERRDGDRDPALSLPLSPSQVSPPPPPPPPPALLPFCVELTPCREEDTLPPLQPSHASTGSTQRQPPQSTTDPPLGQNGHGPPTQLPVANQTQPTRDLCSSSLATAPIVTPPSQMTLPPSPATNQHLLHGQERAMEREETRERGANSPSQASLHANPQTMVIPHASPGLANPQTLLRPHVIPQTMVSPHANTGLANPQTMDSPYANTSLANPHTMDSPYANASLANPHTMDSPYASTRLANPQTMISPHSCTSLANPPTMASPHASSSNPVQVKEEKGRELDCEDTPMDTHSATEEEERGGGEELELSFDSQFPDLISELITGVAPPPSPGPAPAPGPAPPGVFPSGVRYMVPPQPSPSSSFLSFPLLPSSSSSSSSSSSSSSSSRLAVITDFSPDWSYPEGGVKVLITGPWGDLSGRYSCLFDQSSVPASLIQPGVLRCYCPAHEAGLVCLQVVESGGAVSSSVLFEYRARNTTSLPSSQLDWLSLDDNQFRMSILERLEHMERRMAQMASRDQQHPQHQRQLSTQEQSQGFERRLVTVCEQMMRMGGGGERLHHSVRHRGMTLLHLAAAQGYTHLIHTLISWRSVTRDSLDLEEEVDPLNVDHFSCTPLMWACALGHQGAAEVLYRWDSSALGRPDSLGRLPLAVARSRGHTRLATCLEDLHTQLPLSPLSTSPDTGLSSASSLASPADPASPSPSSAYSSAPTPMDTSSPSLSPLSPPSPLPSQSLSPLSPPSLSPLSPPSPPPSQSLSPLSPPSLSPPTPPPSQPLSFLLPPSQLWANAAQQSQCLNPTVMMDYESSLSPSPLEDGLLTNSGNPENHDEEEEEEELTKELLQVDMALLAEQIVEATPERIKREDFARGAETPLASPPDPWLATYLATMETPPPRRVCPPSPFSTLALQKLRPPSSATWAEFLNASTNGRMERDFALLTLSDSEQRELYEAARIIQTAFRRYKGRRLKEQQDMAAAVIQRCYRKYKQLTWIALKYALYKKMTQAAILIQSKFRSYYEQKRFQQSRRAAVLIQQYYRSYKEYERLKQGPHNPRLKGSFLTKKQDQAARKIMRFLRRCRNRIKELKQMKELERRGLTT, encoded by the exons ATGAGCACCAAGAAGATGGTTTCCACGGAAACAG ACAGACAGGTGAACATGAAGGTGTTTGTACCCCACAAGCTGGCTGAATGCATTCCTCGCTCCACCAGCCTGCCTAAAGAACGCCTGCGATGGAACTCTAACGAG gaAATTGCTTCTTTTCTAATTTCCTTCGAGAAACACGAAGAGTGGCTCTCCTACACCTTAAAAACCAG ACCGGCCAATGGCAGCATCATATTATACAACAGGAAGAAGGTGAAGTACAGGAAAGATGGCTACTGCTGGAAGAAACGCAAGGATGGAAAAACCACCAGGGAAGACCACATGAAACTCAAAGTCCAGGGCATAGAG TGTCTCTACGGTTGCTATGTCCATTCCTCCCTCGTGCCAACATTCCATAGACGATGTTACTGGTTGCTACAG AATCCAGACATCGTATTGGTCCACTACCTTAACGTGCCATCTCTAGAGGATTCTGGTAAATGCGGTCCGTTGCTGTGTGCGGTGTCGGACCGCCATGACAGTCTGCGCTGGAGCAGAGACGACCTCGTCAACCAGCTGAAACCCATGT TCCACAGCATGAAGTGGACGCTGGGCTCCCATGTGGGCGCCTCCGTGGACCTGAGTGTGGAGCAGCTGGTCCAACACATCCTGGACCGCCAGCAGACCAAACCACAGCCCCGAACACACAGCTGTCTCTGTACCAACACCCTGG tgTCCCCTGGGGGGGCTGAGATCCCCCATCGATGTAACAGCACCAAGCATCGCATCATCTCCCCCAaactccccccgtcccccctcccttctgagTCCGGcgatggtggagggggagagaacagACCCCCCCACTTGCAGATCCAGCGCAGCCCCCGACCGACCAATGAGatacctctgacctcctcccccccctccag ctcctccccacccccacctcggCTCTCAACGGCGACCGTTGCCGTGAGCAACCATTATTATGGCGAGCAGAACAACGGGGTGACGACCATGGCGCTGCCTCAGAACGCCGTTATCGTCATGGCAACAACAACCACGACGACGGCGGGGGCGGCCGCAGCCCTCTCTGGGAAGGGGTgcggcccccctccctcccctccccccgcatCCAGCCTCTCGCTcacactcctcccctctcctgtgaTGGGAGGTctgctcctcaccccctcccccaccccgtccccggccccccctcccttcGACCCCGACGCGTTCCTCAACTTCCCCAAGCAGGGTCAGACCTACGGCgggcccacctcctccctcaccccttccactcccccttcctcccctcccctctccctctcctcgctctcctcggccgaagcagagaggagagacggggACAGGgatcctgccctctctctccccctctccccctcccaggtctctcctcctcctccgcctccccctccccccgccctcctcccgtTCTGCGTGGAGCTGACCCCCTGCCGGGAGGAGGACACCCTGCCACCCCTCCAG CCAAGCCACGCCTCCACGGGCTCAACACAACGGCAACCGCCCCAAAGCACCACCGACCCACCACTGGGTCAGAATGGACATGGTCCGCCCACTCAGCTCCCGGTGGCCAATCAGACACAGCCAACCAGAGACCTTTGTTCCTCCTCCTTGGCAACCGCACCAATAGTCACGCCTCCTTCTCAGATGACCCTGCCCCCTTCTCCAGCGACCAATCAGCATCTTCTCCACGGCCAGGAGAGGGCgatggagagggaagagacCAGGGAGCGCGGAGCCAATTCTCCAAGTCAGGCTAGCCTGCATGCTAATCCCCAAACCATGGTTATTCCCCATGCTAGCCCCGGCCTTGCTAACCCACAAACCCTGCTTCGCCCACATGTAATACCCCAAACTATGGTAAGCCCCCATGCTAACACTGGCCTTGCTAACCCCCAAACCATGGACAGCCCCTATGCTAACACAAGCCTTGCTAACCCCCACACCATGGACAGCCCCTATGCTAACGCAAGCCTTGCTAACCCCCACACCATGGACAGCCCCTACGCTAGCACTCGCTTGGCTAACCCCCAAACCATGATAAGCCCTCATTCTTGCACTAGCCTGGCTAATCCCCCAACCATGGCTAGCCCACATGCTAGCAGTAGCAACCCGGTtcaggtgaaggaggagaaggggcggGAGCTGGACTGTGAGGACACGCCCATGGATACGCACTCGGcaacagaagaggaggagcggggcggAGGGGAGGAGCTAGAGCTGTCGTTTGACAGCCAGTTCCCCGACCTCATCTCGGAGCTCATCACAggggtggccccgccccctagccctggccccgcccccgcccccggacCCGCTCCCCCAGGAGTCTTCCCCTCGGGGGTCCGCTACATGGTGCCCCCCCAACCATCCCCCTCCTCATCgtttctctccttccccctccttccctcctcctcctcctcctcttcctcctcctcctcctcctcctcctcctcacgcctGGCTGTCATCACAGACTTCTCCCCAGACTGGTCCTACCCAGAG ggGGGTGTGAAGGTGCTGATCACCGGGCCCTGGGGGGACCTGAGTGGACGTTACTCCTGTCTGTTCGACCAGAGCTCTGTCCCGGCCTCACTGATCCAACCGGGAGTACTGCGCTGCTACTGCCCAG CCCACGAGGCTGGTCTGGTGTGTCTTCAGGTGGTGGAGTCTGGAGGCGCCGTCTCCTCGTCAGTGCTGTTTGAGTACCGGGCCCGGAACACCACCTCTCTGCCCAGCTCCCAGCTGGACTGGCTGTCCCTGGACG acAACCAGTTTAGGATGTCCATCTTGGAGAGGCTGGAGCATATGGAGCGACGCATGGCTCAGATGGCCTCCCGCGAccagcagcacccccagcaccagcgGCAGCTCAGTACACAAGAGCAGAGCCAG ggcttcGAGAGGCGTCTGGTCACAGTGTGTGAACAGATGAtgaggatgggaggaggaggagagaggcttcATCATTCTGTCCGTCACCGAGGGATGACCCTCCTTCACCTGGCCGCCGCCCAGGGATACACACACCTGATCCACACGCTGATCTCCTGGAG gAGTGTCACCAGGGACAGTctggacctggaggaggaggtcgacCCTCTCAACGTAGACCACTTCTCCTGCACCCCTCTG ATGTGGGCCTGTGCTCTGGGCCACCAGGGCGCGGCGGAGGTGCTCTACCGCTGGGACAGCTCCGCCCTGGGACGCCCCGACTCGCTGGGCCGCCTCCCCCTGGCGGTGGCGCGGTCCCGGGGCCACACGCGCCTCGCCACCTGCCTGGAGGACCTGCACACCCagctccccctgtcccccctctccaccaGTCCAGACACag GTCTGAGTTCAGCCAGTAGCCTGGCTTCTCCTGCTGACCCCGCCTCCCCGTCTCCGAGCTCCGCCTACTCCAGCGCCCCCACACCCATggacacctcctccccctctctctcccccctctcccctccctctcccctcccctcccagtctctctcccccctctcccctccgtctctctcccccctctctcctccctctcctcccccctctcagtctctctcccccctgtcccctccctctctctcccctcccactcctcccccctcccagcctctctccttcctcctccccccgagCCAGCTGTGGGCCAACGCAGCGCAGCAATCACAGT GTTTGAATCCTACGGTAATGATGGACTACGAGAGCAGTTTGTCCCCGTCTCCACTGGAGGACGGCCTTCTGACCAACAGCGGGAACCCTGAGAACcacgacgaggaagaggaggaagaggagctgacCAAGGAGCtactacag GTGGACATGGCACTGCTGGCGGAGCAGATCGTCGAGGCGACCCCGGAGCGAATCAAACGGGAGGATTTCGCCAGGGGGGCGGAGACACCCCTCGCCTCCCCCCCAGACCCGTGGCTGGCGACCTACCTGGCAACCATGGAAACGCCCCCGCCGAG gcgtgtgtgccccccctctcccttcagcACCCTGGCTCTTCAGAAGTTAAGACCGCCCTCCTCGGCCACGTGGGCGGAGTTCCTCAATGCCTCGACCAatgggaggatggagagggactTTGCTCTGTTGACTCTGAGTGACAGCGAGCAAAGGGAGCTGTATGAGGCAGCCAGAATCATTCAGACCGCCTTCCGGCGCTACAAG GGTCGGAGGTTAAAGGAGCAGCAGGACATGGCTGCCGCTGTTATCCAGAGATGCTACAGGAAATataagcag
- the camta2 gene encoding calmodulin-binding transcription activator 2 isoform X3, whose amino-acid sequence MSTKKMVSTETDRQVNMKVFVPHKLAECIPRSTSLPKERLRWNSNEEIASFLISFEKHEEWLSYTLKTRPANGSIILYNRKKVKYRKDGYCWKKRKDGKTTREDHMKLKVQGIECLYGCYVHSSLVPTFHRRCYWLLQNPDIVLVHYLNVPSLEDSGKCGPLLCAVSDRHDSLRWSRDDLVNQLKPMFHSMKWTLGSHVGASVDLSVEQLVQHILDRQQTKPQPRTHSCLCTNTLVSPGGAEIPHRCNSTKHRIISPKLPPSPLPSESGDGGGGENRPPHLQIQRSPRPTNEIPLTSSPPSSSSPPPPRLSTATVAVSNHYYGEQNNGVTTMALPQNAVIVMATTTTTTAGAAAALSGKGCGPPPSPPPASSLSLTLLPSPVMGGLLLTPSPTPSPAPPPFDPDAFLNFPKQGQTYGGPTSSLTPSTPPSSPPLSLSSLSSAEAERRDGDRDPALSLPLSPSQVSPPPPPPPPPALLPFCVELTPCREEDTLPPLQPSHASTGSTQRQPPQSTTDPPLGQNGHGPPTQLPVANQTQPTRDLCSSSLATAPIVTPPSQMTLPPSPATNQHLLHGQERAMEREETRERGANSPSQASLHANPQTMVIPHASPGLANPQTLLRPHVIPQTMVSPHANTGLANPQTMDSPYANTSLANPHTMDSPYANASLANPHTMDSPYASTRLANPQTMISPHSCTSLANPPTMASPHASSSNPVQVKEEKGRELDCEDTPMDTHSATEEEERGGGEELELSFDSQFPDLISELITGVAPPPSPGPAPAPGPAPPGVFPSGVRYMVPPQPSPSSSFLSFPLLPSSSSSSSSSSSSSSSSRLAVITDFSPDWSYPEGGVKVLITGPWGDLSGRYSCLFDQSSVPASLIQPGVLRCYCPAHEAGLVCLQVVESGGAVSSSVLFEYRARNTTSLPSSQLDWLSLDDNQFRMSILERLEHMERRMAQMASRDQQHPQHQRQLSTQEQSQGFERRLVTVCEQMMRMGGGGERLHHSVRHRGMTLLHLAAAQGYTHLIHTLISWRSVTRDSLDLEEEVDPLNVDHFSCTPLMWACALGHQGAAEVLYRWDSSALGRPDSLGRLPLAVARSRGHTRLATCLEDLHTQLPLSPLSTSPDTGLSSASSLASPADPASPSPSSAYSSAPTPMDTSSPSLSPLSPPSPLPSQSLSPLSPPSLSPLSPPSPPPSQSLSPLSPPSLSPPTPPPSQPLSFLLPPSQLWANAAQQSQCLNPTVMMDYESSLSPSPLEDGLLTNSGNPENHDEEEEEEELTKELLQVDMALLAEQIVEATPERIKREDFARGAETPLASPPDPWLATYLATMETPPPRRVCPPSPFSTLALQKLRPPSSATWAEFLNASTNGRMERDFALLTLSDSEQRELYEAARIIQTAFRRYKGRRLKEQQDMAAAVIQRCYRKYKQLTWIALKYALYKKMTQAAILIQSKFRSYYEQKRFQQSRRAAVLIQQYYRSYKEYERLKQGPHNPRLKGSFLTKKQDQAARKIMRFLRRCRNSDCRIKELKQMKELERRGLTT is encoded by the exons ATGAGCACCAAGAAGATGGTTTCCACGGAAACAG ACAGACAGGTGAACATGAAGGTGTTTGTACCCCACAAGCTGGCTGAATGCATTCCTCGCTCCACCAGCCTGCCTAAAGAACGCCTGCGATGGAACTCTAACGAG gaAATTGCTTCTTTTCTAATTTCCTTCGAGAAACACGAAGAGTGGCTCTCCTACACCTTAAAAACCAG ACCGGCCAATGGCAGCATCATATTATACAACAGGAAGAAGGTGAAGTACAGGAAAGATGGCTACTGCTGGAAGAAACGCAAGGATGGAAAAACCACCAGGGAAGACCACATGAAACTCAAAGTCCAGGGCATAGAG TGTCTCTACGGTTGCTATGTCCATTCCTCCCTCGTGCCAACATTCCATAGACGATGTTACTGGTTGCTACAG AATCCAGACATCGTATTGGTCCACTACCTTAACGTGCCATCTCTAGAGGATTCTGGTAAATGCGGTCCGTTGCTGTGTGCGGTGTCGGACCGCCATGACAGTCTGCGCTGGAGCAGAGACGACCTCGTCAACCAGCTGAAACCCATGT TCCACAGCATGAAGTGGACGCTGGGCTCCCATGTGGGCGCCTCCGTGGACCTGAGTGTGGAGCAGCTGGTCCAACACATCCTGGACCGCCAGCAGACCAAACCACAGCCCCGAACACACAGCTGTCTCTGTACCAACACCCTGG tgTCCCCTGGGGGGGCTGAGATCCCCCATCGATGTAACAGCACCAAGCATCGCATCATCTCCCCCAaactccccccgtcccccctcccttctgagTCCGGcgatggtggagggggagagaacagACCCCCCCACTTGCAGATCCAGCGCAGCCCCCGACCGACCAATGAGatacctctgacctcctcccccccctccag ctcctccccacccccacctcggCTCTCAACGGCGACCGTTGCCGTGAGCAACCATTATTATGGCGAGCAGAACAACGGGGTGACGACCATGGCGCTGCCTCAGAACGCCGTTATCGTCATGGCAACAACAACCACGACGACGGCGGGGGCGGCCGCAGCCCTCTCTGGGAAGGGGTgcggcccccctccctcccctccccccgcatCCAGCCTCTCGCTcacactcctcccctctcctgtgaTGGGAGGTctgctcctcaccccctcccccaccccgtccccggccccccctcccttcGACCCCGACGCGTTCCTCAACTTCCCCAAGCAGGGTCAGACCTACGGCgggcccacctcctccctcaccccttccactcccccttcctcccctcccctctccctctcctcgctctcctcggccgaagcagagaggagagacggggACAGGgatcctgccctctctctccccctctccccctcccaggtctctcctcctcctccgcctccccctccccccgccctcctcccgtTCTGCGTGGAGCTGACCCCCTGCCGGGAGGAGGACACCCTGCCACCCCTCCAG CCAAGCCACGCCTCCACGGGCTCAACACAACGGCAACCGCCCCAAAGCACCACCGACCCACCACTGGGTCAGAATGGACATGGTCCGCCCACTCAGCTCCCGGTGGCCAATCAGACACAGCCAACCAGAGACCTTTGTTCCTCCTCCTTGGCAACCGCACCAATAGTCACGCCTCCTTCTCAGATGACCCTGCCCCCTTCTCCAGCGACCAATCAGCATCTTCTCCACGGCCAGGAGAGGGCgatggagagggaagagacCAGGGAGCGCGGAGCCAATTCTCCAAGTCAGGCTAGCCTGCATGCTAATCCCCAAACCATGGTTATTCCCCATGCTAGCCCCGGCCTTGCTAACCCACAAACCCTGCTTCGCCCACATGTAATACCCCAAACTATGGTAAGCCCCCATGCTAACACTGGCCTTGCTAACCCCCAAACCATGGACAGCCCCTATGCTAACACAAGCCTTGCTAACCCCCACACCATGGACAGCCCCTATGCTAACGCAAGCCTTGCTAACCCCCACACCATGGACAGCCCCTACGCTAGCACTCGCTTGGCTAACCCCCAAACCATGATAAGCCCTCATTCTTGCACTAGCCTGGCTAATCCCCCAACCATGGCTAGCCCACATGCTAGCAGTAGCAACCCGGTtcaggtgaaggaggagaaggggcggGAGCTGGACTGTGAGGACACGCCCATGGATACGCACTCGGcaacagaagaggaggagcggggcggAGGGGAGGAGCTAGAGCTGTCGTTTGACAGCCAGTTCCCCGACCTCATCTCGGAGCTCATCACAggggtggccccgccccctagccctggccccgcccccgcccccggacCCGCTCCCCCAGGAGTCTTCCCCTCGGGGGTCCGCTACATGGTGCCCCCCCAACCATCCCCCTCCTCATCgtttctctccttccccctccttccctcctcctcctcctcctcttcctcctcctcctcctcctcctcctcctcacgcctGGCTGTCATCACAGACTTCTCCCCAGACTGGTCCTACCCAGAG ggGGGTGTGAAGGTGCTGATCACCGGGCCCTGGGGGGACCTGAGTGGACGTTACTCCTGTCTGTTCGACCAGAGCTCTGTCCCGGCCTCACTGATCCAACCGGGAGTACTGCGCTGCTACTGCCCAG CCCACGAGGCTGGTCTGGTGTGTCTTCAGGTGGTGGAGTCTGGAGGCGCCGTCTCCTCGTCAGTGCTGTTTGAGTACCGGGCCCGGAACACCACCTCTCTGCCCAGCTCCCAGCTGGACTGGCTGTCCCTGGACG acAACCAGTTTAGGATGTCCATCTTGGAGAGGCTGGAGCATATGGAGCGACGCATGGCTCAGATGGCCTCCCGCGAccagcagcacccccagcaccagcgGCAGCTCAGTACACAAGAGCAGAGCCAG ggcttcGAGAGGCGTCTGGTCACAGTGTGTGAACAGATGAtgaggatgggaggaggaggagagaggcttcATCATTCTGTCCGTCACCGAGGGATGACCCTCCTTCACCTGGCCGCCGCCCAGGGATACACACACCTGATCCACACGCTGATCTCCTGGAG gAGTGTCACCAGGGACAGTctggacctggaggaggaggtcgacCCTCTCAACGTAGACCACTTCTCCTGCACCCCTCTG ATGTGGGCCTGTGCTCTGGGCCACCAGGGCGCGGCGGAGGTGCTCTACCGCTGGGACAGCTCCGCCCTGGGACGCCCCGACTCGCTGGGCCGCCTCCCCCTGGCGGTGGCGCGGTCCCGGGGCCACACGCGCCTCGCCACCTGCCTGGAGGACCTGCACACCCagctccccctgtcccccctctccaccaGTCCAGACACag GTCTGAGTTCAGCCAGTAGCCTGGCTTCTCCTGCTGACCCCGCCTCCCCGTCTCCGAGCTCCGCCTACTCCAGCGCCCCCACACCCATggacacctcctccccctctctctcccccctctcccctccctctcccctcccctcccagtctctctcccccctctcccctccgtctctctcccccctctctcctccctctcctcccccctctcagtctctctcccccctgtcccctccctctctctcccctcccactcctcccccctcccagcctctctccttcctcctccccccgagCCAGCTGTGGGCCAACGCAGCGCAGCAATCACAGT GTTTGAATCCTACGGTAATGATGGACTACGAGAGCAGTTTGTCCCCGTCTCCACTGGAGGACGGCCTTCTGACCAACAGCGGGAACCCTGAGAACcacgacgaggaagaggaggaagaggagctgacCAAGGAGCtactacag GTGGACATGGCACTGCTGGCGGAGCAGATCGTCGAGGCGACCCCGGAGCGAATCAAACGGGAGGATTTCGCCAGGGGGGCGGAGACACCCCTCGCCTCCCCCCCAGACCCGTGGCTGGCGACCTACCTGGCAACCATGGAAACGCCCCCGCCGAG gcgtgtgtgccccccctctcccttcagcACCCTGGCTCTTCAGAAGTTAAGACCGCCCTCCTCGGCCACGTGGGCGGAGTTCCTCAATGCCTCGACCAatgggaggatggagagggactTTGCTCTGTTGACTCTGAGTGACAGCGAGCAAAGGGAGCTGTATGAGGCAGCCAGAATCATTCAGACCGCCTTCCGGCGCTACAAG GGTCGGAGGTTAAAGGAGCAGCAGGACATGGCTGCCGCTGTTATCCAGAGATGCTACAGGAAATataagcag